One Drechmeria coniospora strain ARSEF 6962 chromosome 01, whole genome shotgun sequence genomic region harbors:
- a CDS encoding polarity protein BemA has protein sequence MDLVQALRRSMKGERHKTQNSISSKSAIAIVPPKKVIRANDDYQPDDALVQSFAKAGYQVLGFSKGDFFHVIGREDDSSWYEACNPSLPDARGLVPVSYFQVLGRTERDSSQSDGGGRPPAKMPDHDSGYGEASLQPGNRASSKPSKSGGIVSAKVKYYFEAAPGRPDELTADEGEDLIIIAQSNKEWVVAKPIRRLGGPGLIPIGFIEIYDDDSHRTSPPTPAADPIEALRKANVPTVEEWKKMAAQYKNSSITLGKFDGSKTPSSQQQPASIEQGMQRLSVQQQAARQSGSNGAQNGARYQSGYQHPAQQDQRGSYAQGAAQLYAPKWARIPRYCFAEGKYWFVIEAELEDGRIWELSRYYQDFYDFQIALLAEFPAEAGNTGTQKRSLPYMPGPVSYVTDAITEGRLYNLDAYVKNLLGQPTHISRCDLVKLFFAPREGDYEVDGSASRQEDYRLSQGSRSSAGSPANAALTQSRSNADGYGYGGLSATPRQGSTAQPSQSQDAAAVMKIKVRFKDDVIAMRVATDIAYDELASKIRERVKASPSDDMQLFYQDDQTGTRQSMMNNTDLDYALQRNEKLTLLVEVV, from the exons ATGGATCTTGTCCAGGCCCTACGTCGGTCCATGAAGGGTGAGAGGCACAAGACCCAAAACTCCATCAGTTCCAaatccgccatcgccatcgtgcCGCCCAAAAAG GTCATACGAGCCAACGACGACTACCAGCCCGATGACGCGCTCGTCCAGAGCTTCGCCAAGGCTGGCTACCAGGTCCTAGGCTTCTCCAAGGGCGATTTCTTCCACGTCATCGGCCGCGAGGACGACTCGAGCTGGTACGAAGCTTGCAACCCCTCCCTGCCGGATGCCCGtggcctcgtccccgtcTCCTACTTCCAGGTCCTCGGCCGCACCGAGCGCGACAGCTCCCAATCCGACGGTGGGGGCAGACCGCCCGCCAAGATGCCCGATCACGACTCCGGCTACGGCGAAGCCTCCCTCCAGCCGGGGAACCGAGCGAGCTCGAAACCATCCAAGTCGGGCGGCATCGTCAGCGCCAAGGTCAAATACTACTTCGAAGCCGCCCCGGGACGGCCGGACGAgttgacggccgacgagggcgaggatctcatcatcatcgcccaGTCCAACAAGGAATGGGTCGTCGCCAAGCCCATCCGCAGACTCGGCGGTCCAGGCCTCATTCCCATCGGCTTCATCGAAATttacgacgacgactcgcaTCGAACGAgcccgccgacgcctgccGCCGATCCCATCGAAGCCCTCAGAAAGGCCAACGTGCCGACGGTGGAGGAGTGGAAGAAGATGGCGGCGCAGTACAAGAATAGCAGCATCACTCTCGGCAAGTTTGACGGATCCAAAACACCGTcgagccagcagcagccggccTCCATCGAGCAGGGCATGCAGCGCCTGAGTGTTCAGCAGCAGGCCGCACGGCAGAGCGGTTCGAACGGCGCCCAGAACGGAGCGCGG TACCAGTCTGGTTATCAACACCCGGCCCAGCAGGATCAACGCGGCTCCTACGCCCAGGGGGCAGCCCAACTGTACGCACCCAAGTGGGCGCGCATCCCTCGCTACTGCTTTGCCGAGGGCAAATATTGGTTCgtcatcgaggccgagcttgaGGATGGCCGCATCTGGGAACTCTCCCGGTACTACCAAGACTTTTACGACTTCCAgatcgccctcctcgccgagttTCCCGCCGAGGCTGGCAACACCGGCACCCAGAAGCGCTCCCTGCCGTACATGCCCGGCCCTGTGAGCTACGTCACCGACGCCATCACCGAGGGGCGGCTCTACAACCTCGACGCCTACGTCAAGAATCTCCTCGGCCAACCGACGCACATTTCCCGATGCGATCTTGTCAAGCTCTTCTTCGCACCGCGCGAGGGCGACTACGAGGTCGACGGGAGCGCGAGCAGACAAGAGGACTACAGACTCTCGCAGGGCTCTCGTTCGTCCGCCGGCTCGCCCGCCAACGCCGCCTTGACGCAGTCGAGGAGCAACGCCGACGGGTACGGCTACGGAGGCCTGTCCGCGACACCGCGCCAGGGCAGCACCGCACAGCCGA GTCAATCTCAGGACGCGGCAGCGGTCATGAAGATCAAGGTGCGCTTCAAGGATGACGTTATCGCCATGCGCGTGGCCACCGACATCGCGTACGACGAGCTTGCCAGCAAGATCCGAGAACGAGTCAAGGCGTCTCCGTCGGACGACATGCAGCTGTTCTACCAAGATGACCAAACTGGCACGAGGCAGAGCATGATGAACAATACCGACCTCGACTACGCCTTGCAACG